The following proteins come from a genomic window of Shewanella halifaxensis HAW-EB4:
- a CDS encoding NUDIX hydrolase codes for MRLLKSTVHADIAHLDLSQLDFSQLNNKSDGSIHANSFHRQAARGIILKGEEILMLYTERYHDYSIPGGGVDEGEDIRSGLIRELEEETGAQHIEIISEFGRYEEFRPWYKDDFDMVHMESFCFVCDIHPELGETKLEAHEIQNGMTPVWINIHQAIAHNEHTMANSPKKGMSIERETFLLKQIVAELL; via the coding sequence ATGCGTCTGTTAAAATCTACCGTTCATGCCGATATCGCCCACCTAGATCTTAGCCAGCTAGATTTTAGTCAGCTAAATAATAAAAGCGATGGCTCTATCCATGCCAATAGCTTCCACCGTCAAGCGGCACGAGGCATTATTCTTAAAGGTGAAGAGATCTTAATGCTCTACACCGAGCGTTATCATGACTACAGTATTCCTGGCGGTGGCGTCGATGAGGGTGAAGATATTCGCAGTGGGCTCATTCGCGAACTAGAGGAAGAAACTGGGGCGCAGCATATCGAGATCATCAGTGAATTTGGCCGCTACGAAGAGTTTCGCCCTTGGTATAAAGATGATTTCGATATGGTGCACATGGAATCATTCTGCTTTGTTTGCGATATTCATCCAGAGCTTGGTGAGACAAAGCTAGAAGCCCATGAGATCCAAAATGGCATGACCCCAGTTTGGATCAATATTCATCAAGCCATCGCCCACAATGAGCACACCATGGCCAACAGCCCTAAGAAAGGCATGTCGATTGAACGAGAAACCTTTTTGCTCAAGCAGATCGTGGCAGAGCTTTTATAA
- the gltS gene encoding sodium/glutamate symporter encodes MEPQLIEIKDFVSFTLAIIALFIGKSIISRYELLRKYSIPEPVVGGFACAAIVGILYYAFDIQIEFNLEVRDVLLLYFFAGIGLKADFATLLKGGKPLLILIMLASVFIFLQNFTGVTIASLFGLDPKAGLMSGSIALIGGVGTAMAWTPTFVEELGIVNASELGIASNTLGLISACVIGGPIAAYLMKRHKVQANHDSELDIGTSHQAGSSHIKVDYFGVLRAWLWLNVTLIIGYFIDLALQEAGVKLPMFVACLLAGIIIGNVGRAIINRREVKDRAYLDDASQGLSLIQDICLGMFLTMALMSLKIWELEGSLLYISVVMSVQVLLSIVFTIFVVFRMMGKDYEAAVICSGFGGVTLGSTATAIVNMTAVTQQYGAAHRAFIIVPLVCGFFIDIINAMIINLFVYF; translated from the coding sequence ATGGAACCACAGTTAATTGAAATTAAAGACTTTGTCTCATTTACCTTAGCGATCATTGCGCTATTTATCGGTAAAAGTATCATCTCTCGATACGAGCTACTCAGAAAATACAGTATTCCTGAGCCCGTTGTTGGTGGCTTCGCTTGCGCCGCTATCGTGGGCATCCTCTATTATGCCTTCGATATTCAGATCGAGTTTAACCTCGAAGTTCGCGATGTGCTGTTGCTCTATTTCTTTGCGGGAATTGGTTTAAAGGCTGATTTTGCAACACTGCTTAAAGGCGGCAAGCCGCTACTTATCTTAATTATGTTGGCGAGTGTATTCATCTTCCTGCAAAACTTTACTGGTGTGACCATCGCCTCACTGTTCGGCTTAGATCCTAAGGCTGGCTTGATGTCGGGGTCGATTGCACTGATTGGTGGCGTTGGCACTGCAATGGCTTGGACCCCAACCTTTGTTGAAGAGCTGGGCATCGTCAATGCGAGCGAGCTGGGCATTGCCTCTAATACCCTAGGACTAATTTCTGCCTGTGTGATTGGTGGTCCTATTGCAGCGTATTTGATGAAACGCCATAAGGTTCAGGCTAACCATGACTCAGAGCTTGATATTGGTACCAGCCATCAAGCTGGTTCATCACATATTAAGGTTGACTACTTTGGGGTGTTGCGAGCTTGGTTATGGCTAAACGTTACCTTAATTATTGGCTATTTTATCGATCTCGCTTTGCAAGAGGCTGGGGTTAAGCTGCCTATGTTCGTCGCCTGCTTATTGGCTGGTATTATCATCGGTAACGTTGGAAGAGCCATCATCAATCGCAGAGAGGTCAAAGATAGAGCCTACTTAGATGATGCGTCACAAGGCTTGTCTCTTATTCAAGATATCTGCCTAGGTATGTTTCTTACTATGGCTTTGATGAGCCTTAAGATTTGGGAGCTAGAGGGCAGCTTGCTCTATATCTCGGTGGTGATGTCTGTACAGGTATTGTTATCGATAGTCTTTACCATCTTTGTTGTCTTTAGAATGATGGGCAAAGACTATGAGGCGGCGGTGATCTGTTCAGGCTTTGGTGGCGTAACCTTGGGCTCTACCGCAACCGCGATTGTGAATATGACGGCGGTGACTCAGCAGTATGGTGCGGCGCATAGAGCCTTTATTATTGTACCTCTGGTATGTGGTTTCTTTATCGATATTATCAATGCGATGATCATCAATTTATTCGTCTATTTTTAA
- a CDS encoding aspartate:alanine exchanger family transporter, with amino-acid sequence MNISELFGFLFGYIAHNPFVFLFIAIAIGYPLGKVSIKGVALGSTAGTLVIGLAIALTAFSVYGLKIEEPGLVSDIFLMMFMYAIGMKVGPQFFSGLARDGLDFVVIGLIVVFSNFFIVFLGAKLLGLAPGYAAGIISGSYTVTAVMGVAQSAISSGAFKAPAGMTLDQVSANIAVGYVISYVLSSFFIILLIKYLPAMFGIDPIKAGKEAEAEFGVGDDIEALPSTHGFSNIGVLPLDIRAYRVEHQELVGQSVESLFQHFPHAAILKVVRGKQVFDAADNPKLALGDVIGIRGDYHVLIDDGAFVGVEVDEPRARNVDIEVADIHLGKSCYTGKTIAKISDEVGFGVYIKALFRQGHQLPVTGQAVVEVGDVIRIAGSDWCVQQVAKKLNSTPIVESTLTETFYLALSLLIGYVCGHFSVTFGGIPFALGTSAGCMLTGIIFSFLRARNPNFGGVMSEGARSFLQDIGLSVFVAVLASTLGPKILASFQGVVAIKIAALGATAALVPPLLAWIYGLYFCKMNPAILAGACAGGRNSTSAMKGAQNVCQSDMPAIGYPVPYAITSMIVLVLGYLSMVL; translated from the coding sequence ATGAATATTTCTGAGTTATTTGGTTTTTTGTTTGGTTATATCGCACATAACCCCTTTGTGTTCCTGTTTATAGCCATTGCTATCGGCTATCCACTTGGAAAGGTTTCTATCAAGGGAGTCGCGCTAGGTTCGACGGCAGGAACCTTAGTCATTGGCCTTGCTATCGCCCTGACCGCTTTTTCTGTTTATGGTTTGAAAATAGAGGAACCCGGATTAGTGTCTGACATTTTCTTGATGATGTTTATGTACGCGATAGGCATGAAGGTGGGGCCACAGTTTTTCTCCGGCCTTGCCAGAGACGGTCTCGATTTTGTGGTCATAGGCCTGATAGTGGTCTTCAGTAATTTTTTTATCGTATTCTTAGGCGCTAAATTACTCGGCTTAGCACCGGGCTATGCTGCTGGGATCATCTCTGGCAGTTACACCGTCACGGCTGTGATGGGAGTGGCGCAATCAGCTATCTCCTCCGGTGCATTTAAGGCGCCAGCAGGAATGACTCTAGATCAAGTGAGTGCCAATATTGCTGTGGGCTATGTTATCAGTTATGTCTTATCCAGTTTTTTCATTATTTTACTTATAAAATACTTACCAGCGATGTTTGGCATCGATCCGATTAAGGCGGGTAAAGAGGCTGAAGCAGAATTTGGGGTCGGTGATGATATCGAGGCGCTGCCCAGTACTCATGGTTTTTCAAATATTGGCGTGTTGCCGTTAGATATTCGAGCCTACCGTGTAGAGCATCAAGAGCTAGTCGGCCAGAGTGTTGAGTCTCTATTTCAACACTTTCCCCATGCCGCTATCTTAAAGGTGGTTCGGGGCAAGCAAGTATTTGATGCCGCTGATAATCCAAAACTTGCGCTTGGTGATGTGATCGGTATTCGAGGCGACTATCATGTTTTGATAGACGATGGCGCTTTTGTCGGTGTCGAGGTCGATGAACCCAGAGCAAGAAACGTTGATATTGAAGTGGCCGATATCCATCTAGGTAAGTCCTGCTATACAGGCAAAACTATTGCTAAAATTAGCGATGAAGTGGGATTCGGTGTGTACATTAAAGCCCTGTTTCGACAAGGTCACCAATTACCCGTTACTGGGCAAGCTGTTGTAGAAGTCGGTGATGTCATTCGTATTGCAGGCTCGGATTGGTGTGTCCAACAGGTCGCCAAGAAACTCAATAGCACCCCTATTGTTGAGAGCACGCTAACAGAAACATTTTATCTCGCATTGTCCCTGCTCATTGGCTATGTTTGCGGTCACTTCAGTGTGACTTTTGGGGGGATCCCCTTTGCTTTAGGGACTTCAGCAGGCTGCATGTTGACGGGGATTATTTTTTCTTTCTTAAGGGCCCGTAATCCAAACTTTGGTGGGGTGATGAGTGAAGGCGCTAGAAGCTTCTTGCAAGATATCGGTTTGAGCGTGTTTGTTGCCGTGCTCGCCTCAACGCTTGGACCTAAGATTCTGGCATCATTTCAAGGTGTGGTGGCCATAAAGATCGCCGCCTTGGGAGCAACAGCCGCGCTGGTTCCTCCCTTACTCGCTTGGATCTATGGCTTGTATTTCTGCAAGATGAATCCAGCCATATTGGCAGGGGCTTGTGCTGGTGGGCGTAATAGCACCTCAGCAATGAAAGGGGCCCAAAATGTCTGTCAAAGCGATATGCCTGCGATAGGTTATCCGGTGCCTTATGCGATTACCTCTATGATAGTGCTGGTATTAGGATACTTATCTATGGTGCTTTAG
- a CDS encoding DUF6768 family protein, whose protein sequence is MDIDEKIRQQLLKESEQINNQLKRDPSLFAMLGDAYKGRLGGWLILMSIIAFLLSLLMLWSGYQFFFVVISPVALIKWGVTLMLASMMQIAIKMWIYNEMNRNATAREIKRLALAIAKLHPKGESSLARE, encoded by the coding sequence ATGGATATCGATGAAAAGATCCGTCAGCAGCTGCTAAAGGAGTCGGAGCAGATAAATAATCAGCTTAAACGCGACCCAAGCTTATTCGCCATGCTAGGCGATGCCTACAAGGGCCGCTTAGGTGGCTGGTTGATATTAATGAGCATTATTGCCTTTCTATTAAGCTTGTTGATGCTGTGGTCGGGCTACCAGTTCTTTTTTGTTGTGATCAGTCCGGTAGCGCTAATCAAGTGGGGGGTAACGCTTATGTTGGCAAGCATGATGCAAATTGCGATTAAGATGTGGATCTATAACGAGATGAACCGCAACGCGACCGCCCGCGAGATAAAGCGTTTGGCGCTGGCTATTGCCAAGCTTCACCCGAAGGGAGAGTCGTCATTAGCGCGTGAATAG
- a CDS encoding pseudouridine-5'-phosphate glycosidase, whose protein sequence is MLEQYLDINPEVAAALAAGKPVVALESTIISHGMPYPQNVETALKVEQIIRDNGAVPATIAILKGRLKVGMTHEEIEYLGKAGLDVIKTSRRDIPFIVAKGVDGATTVASTMILAQMAGIKVFATGGIGGVHRGAQQTFDISADLQELANTDVAVVCAGAKSILDIGLTLEYLETQGVPVVGYQTSTLPAFYTRESEFGVDYQLDTPAQIAAAMKAKWDMDLKGGLVIANPIPEAHQLDRAMIDQVIADAVAEMDSKGIFGKASTPFLLAKVAETTKGVSLAANIELVFNNAKLAANIAVEYAK, encoded by the coding sequence ATGTTAGAGCAGTACCTAGATATTAATCCAGAAGTTGCAGCAGCATTAGCAGCAGGTAAGCCTGTGGTTGCATTGGAGTCGACCATCATTTCTCACGGTATGCCTTATCCGCAAAACGTAGAAACGGCGCTTAAAGTTGAGCAGATCATTCGTGACAACGGTGCTGTACCTGCAACTATCGCCATCTTGAAGGGCCGTTTAAAAGTGGGCATGACCCATGAAGAGATTGAGTACTTAGGTAAAGCGGGTCTAGATGTGATTAAGACTAGCCGCCGCGATATTCCATTTATTGTTGCTAAGGGTGTTGACGGAGCAACAACGGTTGCATCGACTATGATTTTGGCACAGATGGCGGGCATTAAAGTGTTTGCAACTGGTGGCATTGGTGGCGTTCACCGCGGCGCACAGCAGACTTTTGATATCTCTGCCGATCTTCAAGAGCTGGCGAATACCGACGTAGCAGTGGTTTGTGCTGGCGCTAAATCAATCTTAGATATCGGTTTAACACTAGAGTACCTTGAAACTCAAGGTGTACCGGTTGTTGGTTATCAAACAAGTACTCTGCCTGCATTCTACACTCGTGAGAGTGAGTTTGGAGTCGATTATCAGCTCGATACACCAGCCCAAATTGCTGCGGCAATGAAGGCGAAGTGGGATATGGACTTGAAAGGCGGCTTAGTGATTGCTAATCCAATTCCAGAAGCGCATCAGCTAGACCGCGCTATGATCGATCAAGTGATTGCTGATGCGGTTGCTGAAATGGACAGCAAAGGTATTTTTGGTAAGGCATCGACGCCATTCCTACTGGCTAAAGTGGCTGAAACCACCAAAGGCGTGAGCTTGGCGGCAAACATCGAACTTGTGTTTAATAACGCAAAACTTGCGGCTAATATTGCGGTTGAATACGCTAAATAG
- a CDS encoding PfkB family carbohydrate kinase, translated as MTERELEILALLKQDPLIPQQSIADQLGISRSAVAGHIMNLTHKGVIKGKGYILAESRYAIVIGGANMDILGRPLHTLQVGDSNPGSVTCSPGGVGRNIAENLARLGSDTHLISALGKDTYGQMIMTQCQQAGIDMKACIHLDEFATSTYLSVLDGDSDMHVAINDMAILDRLSVAVLKTHEEVLRRAELIIVDANLSAESLEYLLSNFSDRPIFVDTVSCAKAKKIRPFLSSVHTLKPNLKEAEQLSGININSHEQLPELANWFHSQGVKRIFLSLGCDGVFYSDEGVQALIPAMQVSMVNANGAGDAFLAGLAHGWIQQWTTEESTQFAMGAAVVALSHLATINPNMSEITVKRVIKESLC; from the coding sequence ATGACAGAACGCGAACTCGAGATACTAGCACTACTTAAACAAGACCCTTTGATCCCGCAGCAAAGTATTGCCGATCAACTTGGGATCAGTCGCTCCGCTGTGGCGGGTCATATTATGAATTTAACCCATAAAGGCGTGATTAAAGGTAAAGGCTATATTCTTGCCGAATCACGTTATGCCATCGTAATTGGTGGCGCTAACATGGATATTCTTGGCCGTCCTCTGCATACCCTACAAGTTGGCGACTCAAACCCGGGTAGTGTGACCTGCTCACCTGGTGGCGTGGGCCGAAATATTGCTGAAAACTTAGCAAGACTTGGCTCAGATACCCATCTGATTAGCGCACTAGGTAAAGATACCTATGGCCAGATGATCATGACTCAGTGTCAGCAGGCCGGTATCGATATGAAGGCCTGTATTCATCTCGATGAGTTTGCAACTTCAACCTACCTATCTGTGCTCGATGGTGACAGCGATATGCATGTTGCCATTAATGATATGGCGATACTCGATAGACTCAGCGTCGCTGTGTTAAAGACCCATGAGGAAGTGCTGCGCCGGGCAGAGCTTATCATTGTCGATGCCAATCTATCGGCAGAGTCTCTAGAGTATCTACTTAGCAACTTCTCAGATAGACCTATTTTCGTCGATACGGTTTCTTGTGCAAAAGCCAAGAAAATTAGGCCGTTCTTAAGCTCCGTCCACACCTTAAAACCCAACCTTAAAGAAGCTGAGCAACTGTCAGGTATTAACATCAACAGCCACGAGCAGTTACCAGAGTTAGCTAACTGGTTCCATAGCCAAGGCGTGAAGCGCATCTTCTTAAGTCTAGGGTGTGATGGGGTGTTTTATAGCGATGAAGGCGTGCAAGCCTTAATCCCTGCGATGCAAGTTTCTATGGTCAATGCCAACGGCGCTGGCGATGCGTTTCTTGCTGGCCTCGCTCATGGCTGGATCCAACAGTGGACCACCGAAGAGTCTACTCAATTTGCTATGGGAGCAGCGGTCGTTGCGCTGTCTCACTTAGCCACAATAAACCCTAATATGTCTGAAATTACCGTTAAGCGCGTTATCAAGGAGTCGTTATGTTAG
- a CDS encoding dicarboxylate/amino acid:cation symporter produces the protein MFKSLSSRIFVGLFAGLILGTLIQYGFGENSFANTTLVDIASGAGSMFVQLIMMLVVPLVFFSIVSGIIELKDLKSFSRLGSKTFGLYLVNTIIAIAAAIGLALLIAPGQGMQLTGEDGAALTSTSLPSFIDMIVNIIPSNPFQAFADGNMLQIIFMALLTGGIIKALGDDVKPIVTFFKYGNRVMLKAITVVMQVAPIGVFALMAKLGATFEPSAFISVLSYMAVILSLLAVWALVVYPVVVGMTTNISAGEFRRKTREQFLFALSTASSNATIPVTMRTLTDKLGVKPSVAGFGVPMGATMNMSGVAIYITVAAFFVGNAFGYPITTEQIPALAFSVFLLSIGAGGVPGGGIVMIGVLIHQMGLPIEAIALVAALDRIIDMFCTSTNVVGDSAVVSIVNHSEQYDLSPESSLELNAQTRT, from the coding sequence ATGTTCAAATCATTATCATCCCGTATATTCGTCGGCTTATTTGCCGGCCTCATATTAGGGACACTGATCCAATACGGCTTTGGCGAAAACAGCTTTGCCAATACCACTCTTGTCGATATCGCATCTGGTGCGGGTAGCATGTTTGTCCAGCTCATCATGATGCTGGTTGTGCCGCTGGTCTTTTTCAGTATCGTTAGCGGAATTATCGAGCTTAAAGACCTAAAATCATTTAGCCGACTCGGCAGCAAGACTTTTGGCTTGTACCTAGTCAACACCATTATCGCGATTGCAGCAGCTATCGGCCTTGCGTTACTCATCGCCCCCGGTCAAGGCATGCAACTAACTGGAGAGGACGGCGCAGCCCTTACCTCCACCAGCCTACCTAGCTTTATCGATATGATTGTTAATATTATTCCAAGCAACCCATTTCAGGCGTTTGCAGACGGTAATATGCTACAGATTATCTTTATGGCACTGCTAACTGGCGGCATCATTAAGGCCCTAGGAGATGATGTAAAGCCCATCGTCACTTTCTTCAAGTACGGCAATAGAGTCATGCTCAAGGCGATAACTGTGGTTATGCAAGTTGCGCCGATTGGTGTCTTTGCGCTAATGGCTAAACTTGGCGCGACCTTCGAGCCTTCAGCATTTATCAGCGTTTTAAGTTACATGGCGGTGATTTTAAGCTTACTAGCTGTATGGGCCCTTGTGGTTTACCCTGTTGTTGTCGGTATGACTACCAATATCTCTGCAGGTGAATTTCGCCGTAAAACACGCGAGCAGTTTCTATTTGCTCTCTCGACCGCAAGCTCAAATGCAACTATCCCAGTCACCATGCGCACCTTAACCGATAAACTAGGGGTTAAACCTAGCGTGGCGGGCTTTGGTGTGCCAATGGGGGCAACCATGAACATGAGTGGCGTTGCGATATACATCACCGTCGCCGCTTTCTTTGTCGGCAATGCGTTTGGCTACCCAATCACCACGGAGCAAATTCCAGCACTCGCCTTTAGCGTATTTCTGCTATCTATCGGTGCCGGTGGCGTTCCAGGAGGCGGTATTGTGATGATCGGCGTGCTTATTCATCAGATGGGACTGCCAATCGAAGCCATCGCACTCGTTGCTGCCCTCGACCGTATTATCGATATGTTCTGTACCAGCACCAACGTGGTCGGTGACTCTGCTGTGGTCAGTATTGTCAACCACAGTGAGCAGTACGATTTATCTCCTGAGTCGTCTCTGGAACTTAATGCACAAACGCGTACTTAG